A region from the Fusarium musae strain F31 chromosome 1, whole genome shotgun sequence genome encodes:
- the GT2 gene encoding Type 2 glycosyltransferase (CAZy:GT2_Glyco_tranf_2): MSESEIQSIGRSHLPGLAGLLALPMPSFNFWYSTTFWLYLFVGLWVHRYLRLLVHCVSHWTYKSKPIPSKPTFTSKDVTVVIPTIHNAFEELRPSIESILACEPAELILVTTHDKRKDLQRLADSLVFPKVRVLDTPIANKRLQVCEALPKVETPITIMADDDVTWPSTLMPWILAPFEDPQIGGVGTCQRVRREHDGSWSTKAWNWLGAAYIERRNFEISATHNIDGGTSCMSGRTGAYRSEILSSHDFLHGFKNEKWRKWILNADDDNFVTRWLVSHQWKTWIQYDKECEIETTLENSTKFLYQCSRWARSNWRSNWTSMVTERYIWKQQLWCTYALHFATFTSLAFVVDPLLLASCWWGTADWDIQNRRYAFWTQFIFMFAFTKVVKLMGLFIRNPSDIMFLPVSVIFGYFHGLIKLYALITLNMTSWGSRADGDANDEQRLAPAPQPSIVLKTPPGKGSLIRYNARQKGRQPQAQQVAWEKSDYAAYDSSTSYVPIRVHTPMAMMPNTTKLHTNETSINSQCWVI; encoded by the exons ATGTCTGAATCTGAGATTCAAAGTATTGGGCGCAGCCATCTTCCTGGCCTTGCTGGGTTATTAGCACTGCCAATGCCTTCTTTCAACTTTTGGTATTCAACTACCTTTTGGCTGTACCTCTTTGTAGGCCTTTG GGTTCATCGCTATCTCCGTCTTCTAGTTCATTGCGTCAGCCATTGGACATATAAGTCGAAGCCCATCCCCAGCAAACCTACATTCACGAGTAAGGATGTGACTGTGGTTATCCCAACCATTCACAATGCTTTCGAGGAGCTGCGCCCTTCCATTGAGAGCATTCTCGCTTGTGAGCCTGCCGAGCTGATTCTGGTCACAACGCATGATAAGCGAAAAGACCTCCAGCGCCTGGCAGACTCCCTGGTTTTCCCCAAAGTCCGTGTTCTGGATACTCCTATTGCCAACAAGCGCCTGCAGGTGTGTGAGGCGCTCCCCAAGGTCGAGACTCCCATCACTATCATGGCGGACGATGATGTGACCTGGCCCTCGACTCTTATGCCCTGGATCCTCGCTCCATTTGAAGACCCTCAAATCGGCGGTGTAGGAACTTGTCAACGAGTACGACGGGAGCATGATGGCTCTTGGTCAACCAAGGCCTGGAACTGGCTGGGTGCAGCTTATATCGAGCGTCGAAATTTTGAGATATCAGCCACCCACAATATCGATGGTGGCACCTCATGCATGTCTGGCCGTACCGGCGCCTACCGCTCTGAAATCCTCTCTAGTCATGACTTTCTCCACGGcttcaagaacgagaagTGGAGAAAGTGGATTTTGAATGCTGACGACGACAACTTTGTGACTCGTTGGCTGGTAAGCCACCAATGGAAGACATGGATCCAGTACGACAAGGAGTGTGAGATCGAGACAACTTTGGAGAACAGCACCAAATTTTTGTATCAATGCTCTCGTTGGGCCCGAAGCAACTGGCGAAGCAACTGGACCAGCATGGTCACTGAACGCTACATTTGGAA GCAACAGTTGTGGTGCACATATGCTCTTCACTTCGCGACTTTTACTTCGCTGGCTTTTGTCGTTGATCCGCTTCTCTTAGCTTCATGCTGGTGGGGAACAGCGGACTGGGATATCCAGAATCGCCGATACGCATTCTGGACTCAGTTTATCTTCATGTTTGCGTTCACCAAGGTAGTCAAGCTGATGGGTCTGTTTATTCGAAACCCAAGCGATATCATGTTCTTGCCTGTTTCCGTCATATTTGGATATTTCCACGGATTGATCAAGCTGTACGCCCTGATCACTTTGAATATG ACTTCATGGGGTAGCCGAGCGGATGGAGATGCAAATGATGAGCAGCGACTTGCTCCCGCCCCGCAGCCTTCAATCGTTCTGAAGACACCTCCTGGCAAGGGATCGCTTATTCGATATAACGCCCGTCAAAAGGGACGGCAACCTCAGGCACAGCAAGTCGCATGGGAAAAGAGCGACTATGCCGCGTACGATTCAAGCACCTCGTATGTGCCCATACGAGTGCATACACCAATGGCAATGATGccaaacaccaccaagctgCACACGAACGAAACTTCGATCAATTCACAGTGTTGGGTAATCTGA